Proteins from a single region of Pseudopedobacter saltans DSM 12145:
- a CDS encoding nucleoside deaminase yields MLNKEQREFMNLAIEKASENVKTGKGGPFGSVIVKNGKIISATGNTVNKTCDPTAHAEIAAIRLACQELKSVTLEGCEIYASCEPCPMCLSAIYWAKIDKLYYAATKEDASEAGFDDTFLYKEISLDPNKRSLNTVHDMHEEALISFKLWKDKNKRVV; encoded by the coding sequence ATGCTTAACAAAGAACAACGGGAATTTATGAATCTGGCGATCGAAAAAGCCAGCGAAAATGTAAAAACAGGTAAAGGAGGGCCTTTTGGATCTGTTATAGTAAAAAATGGGAAGATTATTTCTGCAACGGGAAATACAGTAAACAAAACCTGTGATCCTACTGCACACGCTGAAATAGCTGCCATAAGATTAGCCTGTCAGGAGCTTAAAAGTGTCACTTTGGAAGGCTGTGAAATTTATGCAAGCTGTGAACCTTGCCCCATGTGCTTAAGTGCTATTTATTGGGCAAAAATAGATAAACTTTACTATGCAGCCACCAAAGAAGATGCATCGGAAGCAGGCTTTGATGACACATTTCTTTATAAGGAAATCTCTTTAGATCCAAACAAAAGGTCTTTAAATACAGTGCATGATATGCATGAAGAGGCTTTAATCAGTTTCAAACTTTGGAAGGACAAAAATAAAAGAGTAGTTTAA
- the miaA gene encoding tRNA (adenosine(37)-N6)-dimethylallyltransferase MiaA: MPKTLIVIAGPTAVGKTALGIEIAKHYQTEVLSADSRQFFKETTIGTAKPSKEELSTVKHYFIDSHSVTEDFSVGHYEKQALEILQNIFATNDYAVMVGGSGLYVNAVINGFDELPEIDIEVRNTLNQRLEEEGILKLQEELKEIDPVYYHTVDLNNPQRIIRALEVYHSSSQVFSSFRTGVKRERPFKTVIIGLNMEREKLYGRINKRVDIMLEQGLLEEVKSLSSYQKLNSLNTVGYTEIFDYLNGNINLERAIELIKQNSRRYAKRQITWFKKVEGIKWFDPKQKEDIILYIDKTISS, translated from the coding sequence ATGCCAAAAACTTTAATCGTTATAGCAGGGCCAACCGCCGTCGGTAAAACAGCTTTAGGAATAGAAATAGCCAAACACTATCAAACGGAAGTTCTTTCGGCAGACAGCAGGCAATTTTTCAAAGAGACAACAATTGGAACAGCCAAGCCTTCAAAAGAAGAATTATCTACAGTAAAACACTACTTTATCGATTCACATTCTGTTACAGAAGATTTTAGTGTCGGACATTACGAAAAACAAGCATTGGAGATATTACAAAACATTTTTGCCACAAATGATTATGCCGTTATGGTAGGTGGCTCCGGGCTGTATGTCAATGCTGTTATTAACGGCTTTGATGAACTTCCTGAGATAGATATCGAAGTCAGAAATACATTAAACCAACGATTAGAAGAAGAGGGCATTTTAAAGCTACAGGAAGAACTAAAAGAGATCGACCCTGTCTACTATCATACAGTGGATTTAAATAATCCTCAGAGGATAATCAGAGCACTTGAGGTATATCATTCTTCGAGTCAGGTTTTTTCTTCTTTCAGAACAGGGGTAAAACGCGAAAGACCTTTCAAAACAGTTATTATAGGCTTAAATATGGAAAGGGAAAAACTATATGGAAGAATCAACAAACGCGTTGATATAATGCTTGAACAAGGTTTATTAGAAGAGGTGAAATCACTAAGCTCCTATCAAAAATTAAATAGTCTTAATACCGTAGGTTATACAGAAATATTCGATTACCTTAATGGAAATATTAATTTAGAAAGAGCTATTGAGCTAATCAAACAAAACTCCAGACGATATGCTAAAAGGCAGATAACCTGGTTTAAAAAGGTTGAAGGAATAAAATGGTTTGACCCAAAACAAAAAGAAGACATTATTTTATATATAGATAAAACAATATCTTCCTGA
- a CDS encoding RNA-binding S4 domain-containing protein, whose product MNFEVIMEEKLRIDKYLWCIRVFKTRTLATEACKAGRVKKGGTNIKPSYEVKIGDEFQVSKGIEKKVVKVTGLLYNRVDAKKAILYYEDITPEEDTYKFKSVFHAPALVRDRGTGRPTKKDRREIDNLKQSDSFWGDDDE is encoded by the coding sequence ATGAACTTTGAGGTAATTATGGAAGAGAAATTAAGGATAGATAAGTATTTGTGGTGTATAAGGGTTTTTAAAACCCGAACTTTAGCTACAGAAGCTTGTAAAGCCGGGAGGGTAAAAAAAGGAGGTACCAATATAAAACCAAGTTACGAGGTTAAGATAGGGGACGAGTTCCAGGTATCTAAAGGAATAGAAAAGAAAGTAGTTAAAGTAACGGGGCTTTTATATAATCGCGTAGATGCAAAAAAGGCCATTTTATACTATGAAGATATAACACCAGAAGAAGATACTTATAAATTTAAGTCTGTATTCCACGCTCCTGCACTGGTTAGAGATCGAGGTACAGGAAGACCTACTAAAAAGGACAGGCGAGAAATTGATAATTTAAAACAGTCAGATTCTTTTTGGGGAGATGATGACGAATAA
- a CDS encoding DUF3467 domain-containing protein produces MEEKNENQINIELSEEIAEGIYSNLAIITHSSSEFVIDFIRMMPGVPKAKVKSRIVLTPEHAKRLLGALEDNVNKFEMVNGVIKERSGHEPELPFNFGGPTAQA; encoded by the coding sequence ATGGAAGAGAAAAACGAAAATCAAATTAATATAGAGTTATCAGAGGAAATTGCGGAAGGTATTTATTCTAATCTTGCAATCATAACGCATTCCAGTTCTGAATTTGTTATTGACTTTATCAGAATGATGCCAGGAGTTCCGAAAGCTAAGGTGAAAAGCAGAATTGTACTCACGCCAGAACATGCTAAACGATTATTAGGAGCTCTAGAAGATAACGTCAATAAGTTTGAGATGGTAAATGGGGTGATTAAGGAGAGAAGTGGCCATGAGCCTGAACTGCCTTTTAATTTTGGAGGCCCAACTGCACAGGCATAA
- a CDS encoding glycosyltransferase family 4 protein, whose product MNIGFEAKRVFRNFTGLGNYSRAVVKALSENYPDNRYFLYTPDNKGSLNTSLNLKAPNISIVTAPVKALKAIWRVLQINKNLKEDKIDLFHGLSNELPLNIRKSKVPAVVTIHDLIFIRYPQYFKLIDRNIYKYKFRKACINANRIIAISEQTKRDIIHFFKIDPHKIDIVYQGCDPVFSIPTVREDLQIIKHKYSLPDSFLLCVGTIEQRKNQLLILQALNQIPEDIKLVLVGKPTAYKTELTTYIQTYNLENRVHFLEKVPFQDLPLIYQLANIFVYPSRFEGFGIPLLEAISAGVPAIGATGSCLEEAGGPDSLYTYPDNHNELAKYINMVLQSDELRQKMIEKGLQYASKFSEENIARNLMNVYKKTLENA is encoded by the coding sequence ATGAATATCGGATTTGAAGCTAAAAGAGTTTTCAGAAATTTCACCGGGCTGGGAAATTATAGCAGGGCTGTAGTGAAAGCATTATCAGAAAACTATCCCGACAATCGATATTTTCTTTATACCCCCGACAATAAAGGCTCACTAAATACAAGCCTAAACTTAAAAGCTCCGAATATTTCAATTGTAACTGCACCTGTAAAAGCCCTAAAAGCAATTTGGAGGGTGTTACAGATTAACAAAAATCTTAAAGAAGACAAAATTGATCTGTTTCATGGCTTAAGCAACGAGCTTCCTCTAAATATAAGAAAGTCCAAAGTTCCGGCCGTTGTCACCATTCACGATTTAATTTTCATCAGATACCCTCAATATTTTAAGCTCATTGACAGGAATATCTACAAATATAAATTCCGAAAGGCCTGTATAAATGCCAATAGAATAATTGCAATCAGCGAGCAAACTAAAAGAGATATTATACATTTCTTTAAAATCGACCCTCATAAGATCGATATCGTTTACCAGGGTTGCGATCCTGTGTTTTCAATCCCAACTGTCAGGGAAGATCTGCAGATAATAAAACACAAATACAGTTTACCCGATAGCTTTTTATTGTGCGTAGGTACCATTGAGCAGAGAAAAAATCAACTATTGATATTACAGGCGTTAAACCAGATACCTGAAGATATCAAATTAGTGTTAGTTGGTAAGCCAACAGCTTATAAAACTGAATTAACAACGTATATTCAAACCTATAATCTTGAAAACAGGGTACATTTTTTAGAAAAAGTTCCTTTTCAGGATTTACCTTTGATTTATCAATTGGCAAATATTTTTGTGTATCCCTCGAGATTCGAAGGTTTCGGCATTCCTCTGCTCGAGGCCATTTCTGCTGGGGTTCCTGCTATTGGTGCCACAGGATCTTGTCTGGAAGAAGCTGGTGGCCCCGACAGTCTCTACACCTATCCTGATAACCATAATGAACTGGCCAAATATATAAACATGGTTTTACAATCGGACGAGCTAAGACAAAAAATGATTGAAAAGGGCCTTCAATACGCTAGCAAATTCAGTGAAGAAAATATTGCTCGAAATTTGATGAATGTATATAAAAAGACATTAGAAAATGCTTAA
- a CDS encoding OmpH family outer membrane protein — translation MNRNLLKIAKAASGFALALTIVSCNSGEKGTTKEAGSQTKIEKRETEQIVYVNSDSLLNNYEYFKSLKEKFEAKSKKAEAELKNKGAAFQREVAAYQQSAQTMSADQRAQTEERLARKQQELQTYQQNAGSALAHEEAAENEKLYDKVADYLKKHAKEKGYKMVLTYSKGNSAILFADDNLDVTKDVIKGLNEEYKKEQK, via the coding sequence ATGAACAGAAATCTTTTAAAGATTGCTAAAGCAGCGAGCGGATTCGCTTTAGCCCTAACTATAGTAAGTTGTAACAGTGGAGAAAAAGGAACAACTAAAGAAGCAGGTAGCCAGACTAAAATAGAGAAAAGAGAAACGGAACAAATAGTATATGTAAACTCTGATTCTTTATTAAATAACTACGAGTATTTTAAATCTTTAAAAGAAAAATTCGAGGCGAAGTCTAAAAAGGCCGAAGCAGAATTAAAAAACAAAGGTGCTGCTTTCCAAAGAGAAGTTGCCGCTTATCAACAAAGTGCTCAGACAATGAGTGCGGATCAAAGAGCTCAAACCGAAGAAAGACTAGCAAGAAAACAACAGGAATTACAAACTTATCAGCAAAATGCAGGTTCTGCTTTAGCGCATGAAGAAGCTGCGGAAAATGAAAAACTGTATGATAAAGTTGCAGACTATTTAAAAAAGCATGCTAAAGAAAAAGGTTATAAAATGGTATTAACCTATTCTAAAGGTAACAGTGCTATTCTATTTGCTGATGATAATTTAGATGTTACTAAAGACGTTATCAAGGGATTAAATGAAGAATATAAAAAAGAACAAAAATAA
- a CDS encoding MFS transporter, which translates to MQAKANTSFTGYEKLVIFILAISQFTVILDFMVMSPLGDLLIKSMDIGASSFGVVVSAYAFSAGISGMLTAGFADKYDRKKLLLFFYSGFIIGTIFCGIANSFYTLVAARIITGLFGGVIGSISMAIITDLFALEKRGRVMGFVQMGFGASQVLGIPIGLYIANKLGWEAPFLFIAGFAILIAVLIALRLKPVTSHLVLQTHSQNAFKHLTNTLKKSSYRIGFLTTAVLSVGGFMMMPYGTVFAVNNLQISHEQLPFLFMASGLSSLVIMPLIGKLSDRLDKNKLFAVATVWLMIVCIIYTNLSATPFLLVLCINILMMIGIMSRMVPSTALISAVPEMQDRGAFMSINASLQQVSGGIAAVIAGLIVYQYDKNSPLEHYNIVGYTVVAVSAISIFLMTRVNKSILAKNKKVNIETEQQAFEA; encoded by the coding sequence ATGCAAGCTAAGGCAAATACATCATTTACGGGATACGAGAAATTGGTCATTTTTATTCTGGCCATCAGTCAGTTCACCGTTATTTTAGACTTTATGGTAATGTCTCCTTTAGGAGATTTACTTATCAAATCCATGGATATAGGAGCTTCCTCTTTTGGAGTTGTCGTATCCGCTTATGCTTTTAGCGCTGGAATATCTGGAATGTTAACCGCGGGTTTTGCAGATAAATATGACAGAAAAAAACTTCTCTTGTTTTTCTATTCCGGTTTCATTATAGGAACGATTTTCTGCGGGATAGCCAATAGCTTTTATACGCTGGTAGCTGCAAGAATTATTACCGGTCTTTTTGGAGGTGTTATTGGTTCCATATCTATGGCTATTATAACCGACCTTTTTGCTTTGGAAAAAAGAGGTCGTGTAATGGGATTCGTTCAAATGGGCTTTGGGGCAAGTCAAGTTCTTGGAATTCCCATCGGCTTATATATCGCTAATAAACTTGGCTGGGAGGCTCCCTTCTTATTTATCGCAGGTTTTGCTATTTTAATTGCTGTTTTGATCGCTTTACGCCTGAAACCTGTCACCTCCCATTTAGTGCTTCAGACACACAGTCAAAACGCTTTTAAGCACCTTACAAACACATTGAAAAAATCCAGTTACAGAATAGGTTTTCTAACAACTGCTGTTTTATCTGTCGGCGGCTTTATGATGATGCCATATGGAACCGTATTCGCCGTGAATAATCTGCAAATAAGTCACGAGCAGTTACCGTTTTTATTTATGGCCTCGGGCTTAAGTTCGCTTGTAATTATGCCTTTGATTGGTAAACTGAGTGATAGACTAGATAAAAACAAATTGTTTGCCGTAGCTACAGTGTGGCTAATGATTGTTTGTATAATATACACGAATTTATCTGCCACGCCATTTCTACTTGTGTTATGTATTAACATCTTAATGATGATTGGAATTATGAGCCGCATGGTTCCCTCCACGGCATTGATTTCTGCTGTTCCGGAGATGCAGGACAGAGGTGCTTTCATGAGCATTAACGCTTCTTTACAACAGGTTTCGGGAGGAATTGCAGCGGTTATCGCCGGTTTAATAGTATATCAATACGATAAAAACAGTCCTTTAGAGCATTATAACATTGTAGGATATACAGTCGTGGCAGTATCTGCAATCTCCATTTTTTTAATGACAAGAGTTAATAAATCTATTCTGGCAAAAAACAAAAAAGTAAATATTGAAACTGAACAACAAGCGTTTGAAGCGTAA
- a CDS encoding IS1096 element passenger TnpR family protein, with the protein MAIYRFKVSFEDYDDVIREIDIKSNQTFKDLHDAIHKSIGYDPEKSSSFYASNDQWIKNEEIAYLPNQRKVDRGVVLMENSKLSAFIDDPHQKFYYVYNFDKPFDFHVQLIKILENDAKEYPLVVKSMGEAPKIFSNILGNPDEITGDEDDDYIEDDDILIADEDELNSLNAREDDEDEEEEDNDEFSDEFSDNENYDSNDYED; encoded by the coding sequence ATGGCAATTTATAGATTCAAAGTAAGTTTCGAAGATTATGATGATGTAATTAGAGAGATAGACATCAAATCGAATCAAACTTTTAAAGATCTTCATGATGCAATTCATAAATCTATTGGTTACGACCCGGAGAAGTCTTCTTCTTTCTATGCGAGTAATGACCAATGGATTAAAAATGAAGAGATAGCGTATTTACCCAACCAAAGAAAGGTTGATCGCGGCGTTGTACTAATGGAAAATTCCAAACTAAGTGCGTTTATAGATGATCCGCACCAAAAGTTCTATTATGTTTACAACTTCGATAAACCTTTCGATTTTCATGTACAGCTAATTAAAATTCTTGAGAACGATGCGAAAGAGTATCCTTTAGTCGTAAAATCTATGGGGGAAGCACCTAAAATTTTCTCTAATATTTTAGGTAATCCTGATGAAATTACAGGTGACGAAGATGACGACTATATTGAAGATGATGACATCCTGATTGCAGATGAGGATGAATTGAATTCTCTAAATGCCAGAGAAGACGACGAGGATGAAGAAGAAGAGGATAACGATGAATTTTCTGATGAGTTCTCAGACAACGAAAACTACGACTCGAATGATTACGAAGACTAA
- a CDS encoding 2,3,4,5-tetrahydropyridine-2,6-dicarboxylate N-succinyltransferase has protein sequence MISTLKKAIEEAWEDRNLINFKEYRNAIESVIQLLDRGELRTAEPILGDWAVNDWVKKAVILYFPIREMEKIEVGPFVFHDKMKLKTDYKERGVRVVPHGLARYGAYLASGVILMPSYVNIGAYVDEGTMVDTWATVGSCAQIGKRVHLSGGVGIGGVLEPVQAAPVIIEDDCFIGSRAIVVEGVRVGKEAVLGANVVLTASTKIIDVSGPEPVEHKMYVPERSVVIPGSYTKKFPAGEYQVPCALIIGQRKESTDKKTSLNDALRDHNVAI, from the coding sequence ATGATTTCCACATTAAAAAAAGCCATAGAAGAAGCCTGGGAAGACAGAAACTTAATAAACTTTAAAGAATACCGTAACGCAATCGAATCCGTAATACAACTTTTAGACCGTGGAGAGTTGAGAACAGCCGAACCTATTTTAGGCGACTGGGCCGTAAACGACTGGGTGAAGAAAGCTGTTATTCTTTACTTTCCAATTCGCGAAATGGAAAAAATAGAAGTTGGACCTTTCGTATTTCATGACAAAATGAAATTGAAAACCGACTACAAAGAAAGAGGTGTTAGAGTAGTACCTCATGGTCTTGCGAGATACGGTGCTTATTTAGCAAGCGGTGTAATTTTGATGCCATCTTATGTAAATATTGGTGCGTATGTAGACGAAGGTACAATGGTTGATACCTGGGCTACGGTTGGTTCTTGTGCACAAATAGGTAAAAGAGTACACCTGAGCGGCGGAGTTGGCATTGGTGGTGTTTTAGAGCCGGTACAAGCTGCACCTGTAATTATAGAAGATGATTGTTTTATCGGATCAAGAGCAATCGTTGTGGAAGGTGTTAGAGTTGGAAAAGAAGCCGTATTAGGCGCAAACGTTGTTTTAACAGCATCAACAAAAATCATCGATGTAAGCGGTCCTGAGCCTGTAGAACATAAAATGTATGTTCCTGAACGCTCTGTAGTAATTCCGGGAAGCTATACCAAAAAATTCCCTGCAGGAGAATACCAGGTTCCATGTGCATTGATTATTGGCCAAAGAAAAGAGTCTACTGATAAAAAAACGTCATTAAATGATGCTTTAAGAGACCACAATGTGGCAATCTAA
- the trxA gene encoding thioredoxin: MALEITDANFEELVLKSDKPVLVDFWAEWCGPCRMVGPVVEELAKEYEGKAVVGKVNVDHNSEISAKFGIRNIPTLLVFKNGEIVDKQVGAVPKSILAGKLDNQLG; the protein is encoded by the coding sequence ATGGCTTTAGAAATTACCGATGCTAATTTCGAGGAATTAGTATTAAAATCAGATAAACCAGTGTTGGTAGATTTTTGGGCAGAATGGTGCGGACCTTGTCGCATGGTTGGTCCTGTTGTTGAAGAATTAGCAAAAGAATACGAAGGAAAAGCTGTTGTAGGAAAAGTAAATGTTGACCACAACTCTGAAATTTCAGCTAAGTTTGGTATCAGAAACATCCCTACTTTACTGGTTTTCAAAAATGGAGAAATTGTTGACAAACAAGTTGGCGCTGTGCCTAAATCAATATTAGCAGGCAAATTAGATAACCAATTAGGTTAA
- a CDS encoding L-threonylcarbamoyladenylate synthase, with amino-acid sequence MLKDEINKALEVLKNGGLILYPTDTIWGIGCDATNPEAVAKVYALKQRTESKSLIILLDTDNKLVSYANDIPDVAYDLIEYAENPMTIIFSNAKNLAPNVINEDGSVGIRVTSHQFCKELIQRFRKPIVSTSANVSGNPSPKNFSYIDQEIKDGVDYIVNLEQEDSIEKKPSTIIKLEPDGKFAFIRK; translated from the coding sequence ATGCTTAAAGACGAAATAAATAAAGCACTGGAAGTTCTAAAGAACGGAGGCTTAATTCTATATCCTACCGATACAATTTGGGGAATCGGTTGCGATGCAACCAATCCGGAAGCAGTTGCAAAAGTGTATGCTTTAAAACAAAGAACAGAGAGCAAAAGTCTTATTATCTTACTGGACACCGACAATAAATTAGTAAGCTATGCTAATGATATCCCCGATGTTGCTTACGATTTGATTGAATATGCGGAAAACCCCATGACTATTATTTTTTCGAATGCCAAGAATCTGGCACCGAATGTAATCAACGAAGACGGTAGTGTGGGCATAAGAGTAACGTCGCACCAATTCTGTAAAGAATTAATTCAACGTTTCCGAAAACCTATAGTTTCAACTTCGGCAAATGTAAGCGGTAACCCCTCCCCTAAAAATTTTTCTTATATAGATCAGGAGATAAAAGATGGAGTAGATTATATTGTTAATCTGGAACAGGAAGACAGCATAGAGAAAAAGCCTTCTACAATTATTAAATTAGAACCAGACGGGAAATTTGCTTTTATCAGAAAATAA
- a CDS encoding CCA tRNA nucleotidyltransferase, producing the protein MKEYLKHPIFNIISELSNKLGIETYVIGGFVRDIFLKRPSKDVDILVIGNGPEFALEVGKKLHTNVSVFKNFGTAMLRYQDLEVEFVGARKESYRTNSRKPIVENGTLEDDQKRRDFTINAMAISLSKNNYGQLIDPFNGVKDLKENLIITPLDANETFSDDPLRMMRAIRFATQLNFQIHQSAIDAIVFNKERIKIVSKERITDELNKIILSKKPSIGFKYLFDTKLLHIIFPQMAKLYGIDYIDGKGHKDNFYHTLQVLDNLSQNTDDLWLRWAAILHDIAKPATKRFEKKHGWTFHGHEDKGARMVPKIFAELKLPLNEKMKYVQKLVLLHLRPIVLAKEIITDSAVRRLLFEAGDDIDDLMLLCQADITTKNEYKVKKYRNNFELVKQKLKDVEEKDKIRNWQPPISGDDIIKAFNIKAGPEVGIIKNKIREAILEGDIKNDRAEAFDLMKAIGREIGLKFEQEIN; encoded by the coding sequence ATGAAAGAATACCTTAAACACCCCATTTTTAACATTATTTCTGAATTAAGTAATAAACTGGGTATAGAAACATATGTTATTGGCGGCTTTGTACGCGATATATTTTTAAAAAGACCATCTAAAGATGTTGACATCCTTGTAATTGGTAATGGCCCCGAGTTTGCATTGGAAGTCGGTAAAAAACTGCACACCAATGTGTCAGTATTTAAAAATTTTGGTACGGCCATGCTTCGTTATCAGGATTTGGAAGTGGAATTTGTAGGCGCTAGAAAAGAATCTTACAGAACAAATTCCAGAAAACCAATTGTCGAAAACGGTACCCTGGAAGATGATCAAAAAAGGAGGGATTTTACTATTAATGCCATGGCTATATCGCTTTCCAAAAACAATTATGGCCAACTAATAGATCCCTTTAATGGAGTAAAGGATCTTAAAGAAAATCTCATTATAACGCCTTTGGATGCAAATGAAACTTTCTCCGACGATCCTTTACGTATGATGCGAGCTATACGCTTTGCAACCCAATTAAACTTCCAAATTCACCAAAGTGCAATTGATGCTATCGTTTTTAATAAAGAGCGAATTAAAATTGTGTCGAAAGAGAGGATAACTGACGAACTTAATAAGATTATCCTTTCGAAAAAGCCTTCTATAGGTTTCAAGTATCTTTTTGACACCAAGTTATTACATATAATCTTCCCGCAAATGGCAAAGCTTTATGGGATAGACTATATAGATGGAAAAGGCCATAAAGATAATTTTTACCACACACTGCAGGTTCTTGATAATTTATCTCAAAATACTGACGACTTATGGTTAAGATGGGCAGCAATTTTGCATGATATAGCAAAACCTGCAACCAAACGTTTCGAAAAAAAACATGGCTGGACGTTTCATGGTCATGAAGACAAAGGGGCCAGAATGGTTCCCAAAATATTTGCGGAGCTTAAACTCCCACTTAACGAGAAGATGAAATATGTACAGAAATTGGTGCTGCTACATTTACGCCCAATTGTACTTGCCAAGGAAATTATAACAGACTCGGCAGTAAGAAGATTGCTTTTCGAAGCTGGAGATGACATTGATGATCTTATGCTGCTTTGCCAAGCCGATATCACTACAAAAAACGAGTATAAGGTTAAAAAATACCGAAATAACTTTGAGTTGGTAAAACAGAAGCTTAAAGATGTTGAAGAAAAGGATAAAATCAGAAACTGGCAGCCTCCAATAAGCGGAGATGATATCATCAAAGCATTTAATATAAAAGCCGGACCAGAAGTTGGCATCATTAAAAACAAAATTAGAGAAGCTATACTGGAAGGCGATATAAAAAACGACCGGGCAGAAGCTTTTGATTTAATGAAGGCTATTGGAAGAGAGATTGGTCTCAAATTTGAACAAGAAATAAACTAA